A region of Leifsonia xyli DNA encodes the following proteins:
- a CDS encoding aspartate carbamoyltransferase, with protein sequence MRHLLSTRGLSRDDAIQLLDVAEDMADVQEREVKKLPTLRGKTVVNLFFEDSTRTRISFEAAAKRLSADVINFSAKGSSVSKGESLKDTAQTLQAMGADAVVIRHGSSGAPQTLATSGWIDAGILNAGDGTHEHPTQALLDAFTMRRRLHGSASRGKDLAGVSVAIVGDILHSRVARSNVWLLQTLGAEVTLVAPPTLLPVGIDGWPVRVRYDLDESIAESPDVVMMLRIQAERMNDAFFPNSREYARTWGLDDERLGRLKADSIVMHPGPMNRGLEISAAAADSPRSTVREQVANGVSVRMAALYLLLSGNDSGSGSGQVV encoded by the coding sequence ATGAGGCACCTGCTCTCCACGCGCGGGCTGTCGCGCGACGACGCCATCCAGCTGCTCGACGTCGCCGAGGACATGGCGGACGTGCAGGAGCGCGAGGTCAAGAAGCTCCCGACCCTGCGCGGCAAGACGGTCGTCAACCTGTTCTTCGAGGACTCGACCCGCACCCGCATCTCGTTCGAGGCCGCGGCCAAGCGGCTCTCGGCCGACGTGATCAACTTCTCCGCCAAGGGCTCCAGCGTGAGCAAGGGCGAGAGCCTGAAGGACACGGCCCAGACGCTGCAGGCGATGGGCGCGGACGCGGTGGTCATCCGCCACGGCTCTTCCGGCGCCCCGCAGACGCTCGCGACGAGCGGGTGGATCGACGCCGGCATCCTGAACGCGGGCGACGGCACGCATGAGCACCCGACGCAGGCGCTGCTGGACGCGTTCACCATGCGTCGGCGGCTGCATGGCTCCGCCTCGCGCGGGAAGGACCTCGCGGGCGTGTCTGTCGCGATCGTGGGCGACATCCTGCACTCCCGCGTCGCGCGGTCGAACGTGTGGCTGCTGCAGACCCTCGGGGCCGAGGTGACGCTGGTCGCGCCTCCGACGCTGCTCCCGGTCGGCATCGACGGCTGGCCCGTGCGCGTCCGCTACGACCTGGACGAGTCGATCGCCGAGAGCCCGGACGTGGTGATGATGCTCCGCATCCAGGCCGAGCGGATGAACGACGCGTTCTTCCCCAACTCCCGCGAATACGCGCGCACCTGGGGACTGGACGACGAACGGCTCGGCCGGCTCAAGGCCGATAGCATTGTGATGCACCCTGGGCCGATGAACCGCGGGCTGGAGATCTCGGCCGCGGCCGCGGACTCCCCGCGTTCGACGGTCCGGGAGCAGGTCGCGAACGGTGTCTCCGTGCGGATGGCGGCCCTGTACCTGCTGCTGAGCGGGAATGACAGCGGCAGCGGTAGCGGGCAGGTGGTGTGA
- a CDS encoding bifunctional pyr operon transcriptional regulator/uracil phosphoribosyltransferase (regulates pyrimidine biosynthesis by binding to the mRNA of the pyr genes, also has been shown to have uracil phosphoribosyltransferase activity) — translation MTARTVLQQADIARALTRISHEILESNRGTDELVILGIPTRGVVLARRIAENIQRIEPAAIHSPADIVGALDVTMYRDDLSRHPTRTPQPTSLPGSIDGKTVVLVDDVLFSGRTIRAALDAISDLGRPRAVRLAVLVDRGHRELPIRADFVGKNLPSAASERIYVRLAETDGEESVTIEEPAGVDA, via the coding sequence GACAGCGCGTACCGTGCTGCAGCAGGCTGACATCGCCCGGGCGTTGACTCGGATCTCCCACGAGATCCTCGAGTCCAACCGGGGAACGGACGAGCTGGTGATCCTCGGGATCCCGACCCGCGGCGTCGTGCTCGCGCGGCGGATCGCCGAGAACATCCAGCGCATCGAACCGGCGGCGATCCACTCGCCCGCCGACATCGTGGGCGCGCTCGACGTGACCATGTACCGCGACGACCTGTCGCGGCATCCCACCCGCACCCCGCAGCCGACCTCGCTGCCCGGGTCGATCGACGGCAAGACCGTGGTGCTCGTGGACGACGTGCTCTTCTCAGGCCGCACCATCCGGGCCGCGCTCGACGCGATCAGCGACCTCGGCCGCCCGCGGGCGGTGCGCCTCGCGGTGCTGGTCGACCGCGGTCACCGCGAGCTGCCCATCCGGGCGGACTTCGTGGGCAAGAACCTGCCGTCGGCGGCCTCCGAGCGCATCTACGTGCGGCTCGCCGAGACGGACGGCGAGGAGTCGGTGACCATCGAGGAGCCGGCTGGGGTGGACGCATGA